A genomic region of Miscanthus floridulus cultivar M001 unplaced genomic scaffold, ASM1932011v1 fs_40_1_2, whole genome shotgun sequence contains the following coding sequences:
- the LOC136531650 gene encoding heat stress transcription factor B-2a-like isoform X4 produces the protein MAEQGGAAGEAAGSDPPAPAPAPAPALAADAAGQRSLPTPFLTKTYQLVDDPAVDDVISWNEDGSTFVVWRPAEFARDLLPKYFKHNNFSSFVRQLNTYEDGARPVGVRQRLLPPWGEAPALRHTPPEGSAGSGHASGWAGDRGRRRGVRGGDGGRGTYPHGAAGDAAGLTGALYRRAGPLLELRIRRGPPAGGRVRLRWRVGVRRHGRGERAPPPGERAADPRARADEEALQQHPAPHDQVRLLPEAGRLRSAVLRRQLLRRVIGGRTRASAPPHGDPRPNARVPGSCHRGRGPRRRSGPRPGREAVRRLHRAEADARRRRHRRGTGGPRRRSGGEDGGVGSATTTAS, from the exons ATGGCCGagcagggcggcgccgccggggaGGCCGCTGGCAGCGACCCCCCTgcgcccgcgcctgccccggcgCCAGCGCTTGCTGCGGACGCGGCCGGGCAGAGGTCCCTGCCGACGCCGTTCCTGACCAAGACGTACCAGCTGGTGGACGACCCGGCGGTGGACGACGTGATCTCGTGGAACGAGGACGGGTCGACGTTCGTGGTGTGGCGGCCGGCGGAGTTCGCGCGCGACCTCCTCCCCAAGTATTTCAAGCACAACAACTTCTCCAGCTTCGTGCGGCAGCTCAACACCTAC GAAGATGGTGCCCGACCGGTGGGAGTTCGCCAACGACTTCTTCCGCCGTGGGGAGAAGCGCCTGCTCTGCGACATACACCGCCGGAAGGTAGCGCCGGCTCCGGCCACGCCAGTGGCTGGGCTGGcgaccgcggccgccgccgcggcgtccgGGGCGGTGACGGTGGCCGCGGCACCTATCCCCATGGCGCTGCCGGTGACGCGGCCGGCCTCACCGGCGCTCTCTACCGACGAGCAGGTCCTCTCCTCGAACTCCGGATCCGCCGAGGACCACCCGCAGGCGGCCGCGTCCGGCTCCGCTGGCGCGTCGGCGTCCGGCGACACGGGCGAGGAGAACGAGCGCCTCCGCCGGGAGAACGCGCGGCTGACCCGCGAGCTCGGGCAGATGAAGAAGCTCTGCAACAACATCCTGCTCCTCATGACCAAGTACGCCTCCTCCCAGAAGCTGGACGCCTCCGCAGCGCTGTCCTCCGTCGTCAACTGCTCCGGCGAGTCATCGGAGGCCGCACCCGCGCCTCCGCCCCTCCCCACGGCGATCCTCGACCTAATGCCCGCGTGCCCGGGTCTTGCCACCGTGGCCGCGGGCCTCGTCGCCGAAGCGGACCCCGACCAGGCCGCGAGGCTGTTCGGCGTCTCCATCGGGCTGAAGCGGATGCGCGACGAAGACGA